The Candidatus Scalindua japonica genome contains a region encoding:
- the rpsS gene encoding 30S ribosomal protein S19, whose amino-acid sequence MGRSVKKGPYVDSKLLKKVLKQRDSGVKDPIRTWSRSCIIIPEFVSHTFMVHNGKIFQKLFIMEDMVGHKLGEFAPTRTYRGHGGTKKK is encoded by the coding sequence ATGGGACGTTCAGTTAAAAAAGGCCCTTATGTAGATAGTAAATTACTTAAGAAAGTATTAAAGCAGAGGGATTCTGGTGTTAAAGACCCAATACGTACATGGTCTCGAAGTTGTATAATTATTCCGGAATTTGTGTCGCATACATTTATGGTACATAATGGTAAGATTTTCCAAAAACTGTTTATTATGGAAGATATGGTTGGACACAAACTTGGAGAATTTGCACCAACGAGGACTTATAGGGGTCATGGTGGAACAAAGAAGAAGTAA
- the rplV gene encoding 50S ribosomal protein L22, with translation MNFKASCRYVKMSPTKTRYVVDLIRGKSVNHALEALRLTNKRASFFVDKTLRAAIAGASENQSIDIDSLYVKEVYVDGGPARKWFRPRARGVSSMIKKRTSHISLVLSDEKE, from the coding sequence ATGAATTTTAAAGCAAGCTGTAGATATGTTAAGATGTCTCCGACAAAAACTAGATATGTTGTTGATCTAATAAGGGGAAAGTCAGTAAATCATGCTTTAGAGGCATTGAGATTGACAAATAAAAGGGCGTCTTTCTTTGTCGATAAAACGCTGAGGGCGGCAATTGCAGGTGCCAGTGAAAACCAGAGTATAGATATTGATTCTTTGTATGTAAAAGAAGTATATGTAGACGGTGGTCCGGCACGTAAATGGTTTAGGCCAAGGGCAAGAGGCGTTTCGTCAATGATAAAAAAACGTACAAGTCATATATCTCTGGTATTGTCTGACGAGAAGGAATAG
- the rpsC gene encoding 30S ribosomal protein S3, whose amino-acid sequence MGQKVCPIGFRLGITESWRSRWYADKKKFGKLLVEDQRIRKYIKKNYRFTGIPKVEIERTRDEGAKIIIYSTRPGLIIGRKGSEIEKLKNGIEKIVEKSVEIKVQEVDKPELEAQLVAENIAEQLQKRAAFRRTIKKAIDGTIGLGAKGIKVQVSGRLAGAEIARTEGATKGSIPLHTLRANIDYGFAESMTTYGTIGVKVWIYKGLVDLEKGVNYAVDAKKS is encoded by the coding sequence ATGGGTCAAAAAGTTTGTCCAATAGGATTCAGGCTGGGAATAACAGAAAGCTGGCGTTCGCGGTGGTATGCAGATAAGAAGAAATTTGGCAAATTGCTTGTCGAAGATCAAAGAATAAGAAAATACATTAAAAAAAATTACCGTTTCACAGGAATTCCGAAAGTAGAAATTGAAAGAACGCGCGACGAAGGTGCTAAGATTATTATCTATTCTACAAGGCCTGGTTTAATTATTGGTCGTAAAGGCTCTGAAATTGAAAAATTAAAAAACGGTATTGAAAAAATAGTTGAGAAAAGTGTAGAGATCAAGGTTCAGGAAGTTGACAAACCGGAGTTGGAGGCTCAGTTGGTAGCGGAGAACATCGCTGAACAATTACAAAAAAGAGCAGCTTTTAGAAGAACAATAAAAAAAGCTATAGATGGGACAATAGGACTGGGTGCGAAAGGTATAAAAGTTCAGGTTTCAGGGCGTTTAGCCGGGGCTGAGATAGCTAGAACGGAAGGTGCTACCAAAGGAAGTATCCCTTTACATACGTTAAGGGCAAATATTGATTATGGATTTGCAGAATCTATGACTACTTATGGTACGATCGGTGTTAAAGTATGGATATATAAAGGGTTGGTTGATTTGGAAAAAGGAGTAAATTATGCGGTTGATGCCAAAAAGAGTTAA
- the rplP gene encoding 50S ribosomal protein L16 has product MRLMPKRVKFRKTQRGKIKGNATRGNTVCFGEFGLQAIEQGWITAQHIEAGRVAATQYISREGKLVIRIFPHKPVTAKPIETRMGKGKGEPDKWVAVVKPGTILYELGGVTEEMARQAFNRIAYKMPVRVVFVKRRVAI; this is encoded by the coding sequence ATGCGGTTGATGCCAAAAAGAGTTAAATTTAGAAAGACTCAAAGGGGAAAAATAAAAGGTAATGCTACAAGGGGAAACACTGTATGTTTTGGTGAGTTTGGTTTGCAGGCTATTGAACAGGGCTGGATTACAGCTCAACATATTGAGGCAGGTAGGGTTGCAGCTACACAATATATTTCAAGGGAAGGGAAATTAGTTATAAGAATATTCCCTCACAAACCGGTTACTGCAAAACCTATTGAAACCAGGATGGGCAAGGGTAAAGGTGAGCCTGATAAATGGGTAGCTGTTGTTAAACCGGGTACTATTCTATATGAGCTGGGAGGCGTGACAGAGGAGATGGCAAGACAAGCGTTTAATAGAATTGCTTACAAGATGCCAGTGAGGGTTGTTTTTGTTAAGAGGAGAGTGGCGATTTGA
- the rpmC gene encoding 50S ribosomal protein L29, giving the protein MKASEIREKSHQEMLDELEACKRELLNFRFQWQAGEIRNSAQYKQIRKDIARLKTVLREVELRNNTDHTKKKEE; this is encoded by the coding sequence TTGAAGGCGAGTGAGATTAGAGAAAAATCGCATCAGGAAATGCTGGATGAGCTTGAGGCTTGCAAAAGAGAGTTGTTAAACTTCAGGTTTCAATGGCAAGCGGGCGAAATACGTAATTCGGCACAATACAAACAGATAAGAAAAGATATTGCAAGATTAAAGACCGTTTTGAGGGAAGTAGAATTAAGAAATAATACAGATCATACTAAGAAGAAAGAGGAATAA
- the rpsQ gene encoding 30S ribosomal protein S17: METENNKKHRKAVIGVVSSNKMLKTITVKAERRVKHPKYGKYVKRVTVYKAHDEENKAVNGDRVEIVESRPISKDKRWRLVRIVK, from the coding sequence ATGGAAACTGAAAATAATAAAAAACACCGGAAGGCTGTAATAGGTGTAGTTTCAAGTAACAAGATGTTAAAAACGATTACGGTAAAAGCAGAAAGGCGTGTAAAGCATCCCAAATACGGAAAATATGTTAAAAGAGTAACTGTTTACAAGGCGCATGATGAAGAAAACAAAGCGGTTAACGGAGATAGGGTGGAGATTGTAGAGTCACGGCCAATAAGTAAGGATAAGCGCTGGCGATTAGTACGTATTGTGAAATAA
- the rplN gene encoding 50S ribosomal protein L14, whose amino-acid sequence MIMEQTMLDVADNSGAKMAKCIKVLGGSRRVYASVGDIIVVAVKKAIPNGVVKKGDVAKGVIVRTKKNIRREDGSYLKFDRNAIVIVDDDGSPKGTRIFGAVARELRQKNFMRIISLAPEVV is encoded by the coding sequence ATGATAATGGAACAAACCATGTTAGATGTTGCCGATAACTCGGGAGCAAAAATGGCAAAATGTATTAAGGTGCTTGGAGGATCAAGACGTGTTTATGCATCAGTTGGTGATATCATTGTGGTTGCGGTAAAGAAAGCTATTCCAAATGGTGTTGTAAAAAAGGGTGATGTTGCTAAAGGTGTGATTGTTAGGACTAAGAAAAATATAAGACGTGAGGATGGTTCTTATTTAAAGTTTGATAGAAATGCGATTGTGATTGTAGATGATGATGGAAGCCCAAAGGGTACCAGAATATTTGGTGCCGTTGCCAGGGAGTTAAGGCAAAAAAATTTCATGAGAATTATTTCATTAGCTCCTGAAGTAGTTTAA
- the rplX gene encoding 50S ribosomal protein L24, protein MHVRRNDIIQVTAGDDAGKTGKILNVMTKQNRVVVEGVNYIQKHVKRSEKNPQGGRVQKEAPISASNVLLICQNKNCEKNGKGVRTGSKFLENGDKIRVCYKCGSEIVASE, encoded by the coding sequence ATGCATGTAAGAAGAAATGATATTATACAGGTTACTGCTGGTGATGACGCTGGAAAAACTGGTAAAATATTGAATGTTATGACAAAGCAGAACCGTGTTGTTGTAGAAGGTGTAAATTACATCCAAAAGCACGTAAAGCGTAGCGAGAAAAACCCTCAGGGGGGTCGTGTGCAAAAGGAGGCTCCTATATCAGCATCTAATGTGTTGTTAATATGTCAAAATAAAAATTGTGAGAAAAATGGGAAGGGTGTGCGAACCGGAAGCAAGTTTCTTGAGAATGGTGATAAGATCAGGGTTTGTTATAAATGTGGAAGCGAGATTGTTGCTTCCGAGTAA
- the rplE gene encoding 50S ribosomal protein L5 — protein sequence MARLIEKYKEEIVPKLMEKYSLKNKLEVPKLEKIVINMGVGRAKENKKLLQDAMKHLAILSCQKPCMTRARKDIAGFKLRKGDPVGCKVTLRDVMAYEFMDRLISIVLPRIKDFRGLSAKSFDGRGCYTLGISELAVFPEIDIDDIEFVQGMDITFVVSVKSDEQSREMLRLFGMPFRS from the coding sequence ATGGCGCGATTAATAGAAAAATACAAAGAGGAAATTGTACCTAAGTTGATGGAAAAGTACAGTTTGAAGAACAAGCTGGAAGTACCAAAACTAGAGAAAATTGTTATAAATATGGGCGTTGGGAGGGCAAAAGAAAATAAAAAGCTTCTTCAGGATGCGATGAAGCATCTTGCAATACTTTCATGTCAGAAACCTTGTATGACTAGGGCTCGTAAGGATATTGCCGGTTTTAAGTTGAGAAAGGGTGATCCTGTTGGATGTAAAGTTACACTTCGTGATGTAATGGCATATGAATTTATGGATCGGTTGATAAGCATTGTTTTACCAAGAATTAAAGATTTTCGTGGCCTTTCGGCTAAGTCATTTGATGGTAGAGGCTGCTACACTTTGGGTATAAGCGAATTAGCAGTATTTCCAGAGATAGATATCGACGATATTGAATTTGTTCAGGGTATGGATATTACCTTTGTGGTATCTGTTAAGTCAGATGAACAGTCACGTGAAATGTTGAGGCTATTTGGAATGCCTTTTAGATCATAA
- a CDS encoding type Z 30S ribosomal protein S14: MARKALIVKSKREPKYKTRRYNRCQLCGRPRAYYRKFQICRLCFRGLASKGEIPGVKKASW, translated from the coding sequence ATGGCAAGAAAAGCATTGATAGTAAAATCTAAGAGGGAACCAAAATACAAAACTCGAAGGTATAATAGGTGCCAGCTTTGTGGGAGGCCAAGGGCATATTACAGAAAATTTCAAATATGTAGGTTGTGCTTCAGGGGCCTTGCTTCCAAAGGTGAGATTCCTGGTGTGAAGAAGGCAAGTTGGTAG
- the rpsH gene encoding 30S ribosomal protein S8: protein MSMTDPVADMLTRIRNGIMVGREAVNIPSSRIKIGIAKVLKEEGFINDFKEIPDEKQGVLRVYLKYGQLNQKVISYIKRESKPGKRIYKGVEDIGKVLNGIGISIFSTSKGILSNKECRAQNIGGEHICTVW, encoded by the coding sequence ATGAGTATGACTGATCCGGTTGCAGACATGTTGACGAGAATACGTAATGGTATTATGGTTGGTAGAGAAGCAGTAAATATTCCATCATCACGTATTAAGATAGGTATAGCAAAAGTTTTGAAAGAGGAAGGTTTTATAAACGATTTTAAGGAAATTCCTGACGAAAAACAAGGCGTGCTGAGGGTATATCTGAAATACGGGCAATTAAACCAGAAAGTAATTAGCTATATAAAAAGAGAAAGTAAGCCAGGCAAGAGAATATATAAGGGTGTTGAAGATATCGGTAAGGTTCTTAATGGTATTGGAATATCAATATTTTCGACTTCAAAGGGAATTTTGAGCAATAAAGAGTGTAGAGCACAGAATATAGGCGGAGAGCATATTTGTACAGTGTGGTAA
- the rplF gene encoding 50S ribosomal protein L6 — protein MSRIGKKPIAIPDGVRIKCDKDTVTIEGPKGKIVQPIHSLMKIEVDEGAKLFSVVRPSEERQCKELHGLTRTLLANNVIGVTNGFSKSLEIIGLGYNIKMQGQELVLQLGFSHPIKVKIPEDINIEIQNQTNPGKFTVAGIDKQQVGQFAANIRRLRPPEPYKGKGVKYADEIIRRKAGKAVASSS, from the coding sequence ATGTCACGAATAGGAAAAAAACCCATCGCGATACCAGACGGTGTCAGAATAAAGTGTGATAAAGATACTGTAACAATTGAAGGTCCTAAAGGAAAAATAGTGCAACCCATTCATTCGCTGATGAAAATTGAGGTAGATGAAGGGGCGAAACTTTTCAGCGTAGTACGTCCTTCTGAAGAGAGGCAGTGTAAAGAACTCCATGGTTTGACGCGTACGCTTTTGGCAAATAATGTTATTGGTGTTACAAATGGTTTTTCTAAGAGTCTGGAGATAATAGGATTAGGTTACAATATAAAAATGCAGGGCCAGGAACTAGTGTTACAATTAGGGTTTTCACATCCTATAAAAGTAAAAATTCCTGAGGATATAAATATTGAGATTCAAAACCAGACAAATCCAGGCAAATTTACGGTTGCTGGTATTGATAAGCAACAAGTTGGTCAGTTTGCGGCAAATATTAGGCGTTTACGTCCACCTGAACCATACAAGGGGAAGGGTGTGAAATATGCTGACGAGATTATCCGCAGAAAGGCAGGCAAAGCGGTGGCTTCTTCATCGTAG
- the rplR gene encoding 50S ribosomal protein L18: MDIIKKKNKQRLRRRKGIRKKILGHKERPRLSVFRSSKNIYCQLIDDTTGRTLASASTLEKDIKGKAPYGGNVKAAELVGQKIAEEATRLGITKIVFDRGGYKYHGRVKALADSARNNSLVY, translated from the coding sequence ATGGATATTATTAAGAAAAAAAACAAACAGCGACTAAGACGTCGTAAAGGAATAAGAAAAAAAATCCTTGGTCATAAAGAACGGCCGAGATTGAGTGTGTTCAGAAGCTCAAAGAATATTTATTGTCAATTAATAGATGACACTACCGGCAGGACACTGGCTAGCGCCTCAACATTGGAAAAAGATATTAAAGGTAAGGCTCCATATGGTGGAAATGTAAAGGCTGCGGAACTGGTAGGCCAGAAAATAGCCGAGGAAGCAACAAGACTGGGAATTACAAAAATAGTCTTTGATAGAGGTGGATACAAATATCATGGTAGGGTTAAGGCTTTAGCTGATAGCGCAAGAAATAATAGTCTTGTTTACTAA
- the rpsE gene encoding 30S ribosomal protein S5, producing the protein MAYKKDTDQLEETVVKINRCTNVTKGGKSMSFSALVVVGDKNGTVGYGFGKAREVPNAVGKAVKDANRYTYSIPVINGTIPHEVWGCYKTAKVFMKPAAPGTGIKAGTSARSVLEAVGITDILTKCYGTRNPLNVVKATAEGLKSLRTKQEIELLRGVKIE; encoded by the coding sequence TTGGCGTATAAAAAAGATACTGATCAATTAGAAGAGACAGTTGTAAAAATCAATAGATGTACTAATGTGACAAAAGGTGGGAAAAGTATGAGCTTTAGCGCGTTAGTAGTTGTTGGTGATAAAAATGGGACTGTTGGATATGGTTTTGGTAAAGCAAGGGAAGTTCCAAATGCGGTTGGAAAGGCAGTAAAAGATGCGAATAGATATACATATTCAATTCCTGTTATAAATGGAACTATTCCGCACGAAGTGTGGGGATGTTATAAAACTGCAAAGGTGTTTATGAAACCGGCGGCACCCGGTACTGGAATTAAAGCGGGAACTTCGGCGAGATCAGTGCTGGAAGCTGTAGGCATTACTGATATTTTAACAAAATGTTATGGAACGAGAAATCCTTTGAATGTGGTTAAGGCTACAGCTGAGGGGCTTAAGTCGTTAAGAACCAAGCAGGAAATCGAATTATTGAGAGGTGTAAAGATAGAATGA
- the rplO gene encoding 50S ribosomal protein L15 produces the protein MNLIDAKKTFQKAKKRKRVGRGPGSGHGKTSCKGFKGQKSRSGGNLRTIFEGGQMPLFRRIPKRGFNNPFKKKYIILNVKDFENFDSGTRVDLSKLKDCGMIKNIKYDLKVLGEGVLTKSLTVAAHKFSGAAINKIKEAGGEAETLS, from the coding sequence ATGAATTTGATAGATGCTAAAAAAACATTCCAAAAAGCAAAGAAAAGAAAACGTGTTGGACGTGGACCGGGATCGGGTCACGGCAAAACAAGTTGTAAGGGATTTAAAGGACAAAAATCACGTTCAGGTGGCAATCTGAGAACAATATTTGAAGGTGGTCAGATGCCTCTGTTCCGTAGGATTCCGAAAAGAGGTTTTAATAATCCGTTTAAAAAGAAGTATATAATACTAAACGTTAAGGATTTTGAAAATTTTGATTCTGGTACTCGTGTTGATTTGAGCAAACTAAAAGATTGTGGTATGATAAAGAACATAAAATATGATTTAAAAGTTCTCGGTGAAGGAGTACTGACTAAATCACTTACTGTCGCAGCGCACAAATTTAGTGGAGCGGCAATTAATAAGATTAAAGAAGCGGGAGGAGAAGCAGAAACACTATCATGA
- the secY gene encoding preprotein translocase subunit SecY translates to MIEKFTNMFKIPELRNKLLITLGLLAVCRLGVFIPMPGIDTTVLKTYFQQFTQSGVGQLLGMVDLFAGGAMSSGAIFGLGIMPYISASIIFQLLVGVVPFLERLQKEGDAGRKKINQYTRLTTVGLCLFQAFIMIRTLYAIEINGVSVVPIHIQGVQFQLMAAVLLTTGTVLLMWIGEQIDAHGIGSGISLIIMIGIIDRLPWAFSQILQNFTFSVAPAEHEIGIAKLLLLIGMFLAIIAGVVYITQGQRRIPVQQAKHTRGRKVYGGQKHFLPLKVNQAGVMPIIFAQSLLIFPAAITKGLQVRFEPGTFWFWITSRVTEAFQGGFVYVVMYIVLIAFFCYFWTAIQFNPKEMSNNMRDYGSFIPGIRPGHRTADYLEGVMSRITLAGAAFLSLIAILPMIIAGGFELNRAVASFYGGTGLLIVVGVALDLVQKIESHLIMRHYDGFLGGGNKVRGRRA, encoded by the coding sequence ATGATAGAGAAGTTTACTAATATGTTTAAAATTCCTGAGTTGAGGAATAAGTTACTGATAACTCTTGGGTTGCTGGCTGTGTGTAGGTTAGGAGTATTTATTCCTATGCCGGGTATCGATACGACAGTATTAAAGACCTATTTTCAACAGTTTACACAATCAGGTGTCGGACAGTTATTGGGAATGGTTGATTTATTTGCTGGTGGGGCGATGAGTTCGGGAGCAATATTTGGATTGGGAATTATGCCTTATATCAGCGCCTCAATTATTTTTCAACTACTAGTAGGTGTTGTTCCATTTCTTGAAAGATTACAAAAAGAAGGCGATGCCGGTAGAAAAAAGATAAATCAATATACACGGTTGACCACTGTAGGTTTATGCCTTTTTCAGGCTTTTATAATGATACGTACTCTGTACGCAATTGAGATTAACGGTGTATCTGTTGTGCCTATACATATTCAGGGTGTACAGTTTCAGCTTATGGCAGCTGTTCTCTTGACAACAGGGACTGTGTTATTAATGTGGATAGGAGAGCAGATTGACGCGCATGGTATAGGTAGTGGTATCTCTTTAATAATCATGATTGGTATTATTGATAGGTTGCCATGGGCATTTAGTCAGATCTTGCAAAACTTTACTTTCTCGGTTGCTCCTGCTGAGCATGAGATAGGTATAGCGAAATTACTTTTGCTGATAGGTATGTTCCTTGCGATAATAGCTGGAGTTGTATATATTACTCAAGGGCAGAGGCGTATTCCTGTACAGCAGGCCAAACATACAAGGGGTAGAAAAGTATATGGCGGTCAGAAACATTTTCTTCCTCTTAAAGTAAATCAAGCTGGAGTAATGCCGATAATATTTGCACAATCTCTTCTGATTTTTCCTGCAGCTATAACTAAAGGATTACAGGTCAGATTTGAACCAGGGACATTTTGGTTCTGGATTACATCTAGAGTAACGGAAGCATTTCAAGGTGGCTTTGTATATGTGGTTATGTATATAGTACTAATTGCTTTCTTTTGTTATTTTTGGACAGCAATACAATTTAACCCCAAGGAGATGTCAAATAATATGAGAGACTATGGTAGCTTTATTCCCGGTATAAGACCTGGTCATCGTACAGCCGACTATCTCGAAGGTGTTATGAGCAGAATTACACTAGCAGGAGCTGCATTTTTGTCTTTGATTGCAATCTTGCCGATGATTATAGCTGGCGGGTTTGAGTTAAACAGGGCTGTTGCCAGTTTTTATGGTGGAACCGGTCTTTTGATTGTCGTTGGCGTAGCTCTTGATTTGGTTCAAAAGATAGAATCTCACTTGATTATGAGGCATTATGATGGCTTTCTGGGAGGAGGCAATAAAGTAAGAGGCAGAAGGGCTTGA
- a CDS encoding adenylate kinase — translation MRLIFHGPPGVGKGTQAERISIAENLNHVSSGDLLRTAVDAKTEIGLKAREYIENGLLVPDELIVNIVAEKINSAECKNGFILDGFPRNLSQAKVLDSTLEKVEKKIDRVFSFTASEEVIITRIAGRRICKSCGAQYHELFSPPLKENVCDKCSSKLYQRKDDYPETIKVRLKVYKEQTETLIDYYNQKGILIEVNCNGGKKEIQQNILTGLHSMSEKERDTE, via the coding sequence TTGAGGCTTATATTTCATGGTCCTCCTGGTGTCGGTAAAGGAACACAGGCAGAAAGGATTAGCATAGCGGAAAATTTAAATCACGTTTCATCCGGTGATCTTTTACGGACTGCGGTCGATGCCAAAACAGAGATAGGGCTTAAAGCAAGAGAATATATCGAGAACGGTTTGTTAGTTCCGGACGAGCTGATAGTAAATATAGTTGCAGAAAAGATAAATTCAGCAGAGTGTAAAAATGGATTTATTTTAGATGGGTTTCCTAGAAATCTGTCACAGGCTAAAGTTCTTGATAGTACCCTTGAAAAAGTAGAAAAAAAAATAGATAGAGTTTTCAGCTTTACAGCTTCTGAAGAAGTTATCATTACACGTATCGCAGGTAGGAGAATCTGTAAATCATGTGGAGCGCAATATCACGAGTTATTCAGTCCTCCCTTAAAAGAGAATGTGTGTGATAAATGTAGCTCTAAGCTGTATCAGCGCAAAGATGATTATCCGGAAACAATAAAAGTAAGACTAAAAGTATATAAAGAGCAGACTGAAACATTGATTGATTACTATAATCAAAAAGGGATATTGATAGAAGTAAATTGTAATGGAGGAAAAAAAGAAATTCAGCAAAATATCCTTACCGGGTTACATTCTATGTCTGAAAAAGAGAGGGATACGGAATAG
- the map gene encoding type I methionyl aminopeptidase, translated as MIKRKSDREIEIMRSAGRIVAGALAMAREIAKENVSTEDLNTRLERYVLQKGGIPVFKGYRGYPKSICTSVNEEIVHGIPDQRKLRIGDILSVDIGVEFNKYVADAAITIPIGEISEEARSLLQVCEESLNKAIEKVSANNKLSEISRSIQEYVESKGLSVIRDYTGHGIGRQMHEDPQIPNFVSKELLRADEILLQGMALAIEPMICVGKYDTEVLKNKWTVVTKDRKLSAHFEHTVVVTENGAEILTI; from the coding sequence GTGATAAAACGCAAATCTGATCGAGAAATTGAAATTATGCGTAGCGCAGGGAGGATAGTTGCAGGCGCACTTGCAATGGCGAGGGAAATTGCAAAGGAAAATGTATCTACAGAAGATTTAAATACGCGGTTGGAAAGGTATGTTTTGCAAAAAGGTGGGATACCCGTATTCAAGGGTTATAGAGGGTACCCCAAAAGTATATGTACATCTGTTAACGAGGAAATAGTTCACGGAATTCCAGATCAGAGAAAACTCCGTATTGGTGATATACTTAGCGTAGATATAGGGGTTGAATTTAATAAATATGTTGCAGATGCAGCGATAACTATTCCAATTGGAGAGATTTCTGAAGAAGCGAGGTCTTTATTACAAGTATGTGAAGAATCGTTAAATAAGGCTATTGAAAAAGTAAGTGCAAACAACAAATTATCAGAAATTTCCAGATCAATACAAGAATATGTCGAGAGTAAAGGCCTCTCTGTAATACGGGATTATACCGGGCATGGAATTGGAAGGCAGATGCACGAAGATCCGCAAATCCCAAACTTTGTTAGCAAAGAGTTGTTAAGGGCCGATGAAATACTTTTACAGGGAATGGCGTTAGCAATAGAACCTATGATATGTGTAGGTAAATATGATACGGAAGTTCTAAAAAATAAATGGACAGTTGTAACAAAAGATAGAAAACTTTCAGCACATTTTGAACATACAGTTGTAGTTACAGAAAATGGGGCTGAAATACTTACTATTTAG
- the infA gene encoding translation initiation factor IF-1 has translation MAKEEPIRVEAVVKEALPNAKFRVGLENGHEVLAHVSGKMRMHFIRILPGDKVTIEMSPYDLSKGRIIYRQG, from the coding sequence ATGGCCAAAGAAGAACCTATAAGAGTAGAAGCAGTGGTAAAAGAGGCATTACCTAATGCAAAATTTCGTGTTGGGCTGGAAAATGGTCATGAAGTGCTTGCTCATGTGTCTGGAAAAATGAGAATGCATTTTATTCGTATTCTTCCAGGTGACAAGGTTACTATAGAAATGTCACCGTATGACCTTAGCAAAGGAAGAATCATTTATCGTCAGGGTTGA
- the rpmJ gene encoding 50S ribosomal protein L36, whose translation MKVKASVKRICENCKVIKRKNVVRVICTNPRHKQRQGK comes from the coding sequence ATGAAAGTTAAGGCATCTGTAAAAAGAATTTGTGAAAATTGCAAAGTAATAAAACGTAAAAATGTTGTGCGGGTTATATGTACTAATCCAAGGCATAAACAGAGGCAAGGTAAGTGA
- the rpsM gene encoding 30S ribosomal protein S13, with protein MPRIAGVDIPGDKRIVISLTYIYGISKHISQKALKALGMDENIRAKDISEDELSTLGVYLDKNFAIEGQLRRQESQNITRLKNIGCYRGLRHRLGLPARGQRTKTNARTRKGKKRTVSVKKGVKDMKG; from the coding sequence ATGCCAAGAATTGCAGGAGTTGATATCCCTGGAGACAAAAGGATAGTTATTTCATTAACTTACATTTATGGTATAAGTAAACATATATCGCAAAAAGCATTAAAAGCTCTTGGAATGGATGAGAATATTCGAGCAAAGGATATTTCTGAGGACGAACTGAGCACCCTTGGTGTATATCTGGATAAGAACTTTGCTATTGAAGGTCAATTGAGAAGGCAGGAATCACAGAATATAACAAGATTAAAGAATATTGGCTGTTACAGAGGATTGCGCCATAGACTTGGATTACCTGCGAGAGGGCAGAGAACTAAAACTAATGCGCGTACACGAAAGGGGAAGAAGAGGACAGTATCAGTGAAGAAGGGTGTTAAGGATATGAAGGGATAA